Proteins from one Oscillatoria nigro-viridis PCC 7112 genomic window:
- a CDS encoding DUF4926 domain-containing protein, translating to MKFPLFKRVALRTDVPKYKLCRGDIATIVEHHPHPDEDGYSLEVFNALGETIAVITLAESEIEPLMSNEVLRVRTLTEAA from the coding sequence ATGAAATTTCCCTTGTTTAAAAGAGTAGCTTTACGAACCGATGTACCCAAGTACAAACTCTGTCGAGGAGATATTGCCACTATTGTTGAGCATCATCCCCACCCCGATGAGGATGGCTACAGTCTCGAAGTTTTTAATGCTTTAGGTGAAACTATAGCTGTAATTACCTTAGCTGAGTCGGAAATTGAACCGTTGATGTCTAATGAAGTTTTACGTGTCAGGACTTTGACTGAGGCTGCATAA